One genomic segment of Peptococcaceae bacterium includes these proteins:
- a CDS encoding CoA protein activase: MAKITFPHMGHTWVILKGLLEYLDLSVIVPPATSKRTLSLGVQHAPEFACLPLKLNLGNLIEARELGADTFIMAGGVGPCRFGLYAQLEREILEELGYGYDSLVLEPPERGIWRFLQRIKRLIGPVSWLRVIQAIRFAYYKACLIDDLERMVQEIRPRELKKGTADKVFNHSLLTIDRAQNRSELEEAFGLARQKLLHVPIDEESGEVLKVGLVGEIFTLLEPFASLEMEKKLGYLGALVTRSIYLSEWINEHLFMGLFRKKASRKPFKHYASPFLNHFVGGHGQESIGAGVAFAAEGFDGVVQVAPLTCMPEIVAHTIFPRVSENCGIPVLTVYVDEQMGQEGVNTRLEAFIDLLREKRGSLDRRMTIC; this comes from the coding sequence ATGGCAAAGATTACTTTTCCTCACATGGGCCATACATGGGTAATATTAAAGGGGCTTTTAGAATACCTTGACCTCAGCGTGATTGTCCCTCCCGCCACCAGCAAGCGGACGCTGAGCTTGGGCGTGCAGCACGCGCCGGAGTTCGCCTGCCTGCCCCTGAAACTGAACCTGGGCAACTTGATCGAAGCCCGGGAATTGGGGGCTGACACTTTCATCATGGCAGGCGGTGTCGGGCCTTGCCGTTTCGGCCTGTATGCGCAGCTGGAAAGGGAAATACTGGAAGAGCTGGGGTACGGCTATGATTCACTGGTGCTGGAACCTCCGGAAAGAGGGATATGGCGGTTCCTGCAAAGGATTAAAAGGCTGATCGGGCCTGTTTCCTGGTTGAGGGTCATTCAAGCGATCAGGTTTGCCTATTACAAGGCCTGCCTTATTGATGACCTGGAAAGAATGGTCCAGGAAATCCGGCCGCGTGAACTGAAAAAAGGTACGGCCGATAAAGTATTCAACCACTCGCTGCTTACCATTGACCGGGCCCAAAACAGGAGTGAGTTGGAGGAAGCCTTCGGCCTGGCCAGGCAAAAACTGCTCCACGTTCCTATTGATGAAGAAAGCGGGGAAGTCCTGAAAGTGGGGCTTGTCGGCGAGATTTTTACCCTTCTTGAGCCGTTTGCAAGCCTGGAAATGGAAAAGAAGCTGGGTTATTTGGGAGCCCTGGTGACAAGGTCCATTTATTTAAGCGAATGGATTAACGAGCACCTTTTCATGGGTTTGTTCAGGAAAAAAGCAAGCCGCAAACCGTTTAAGCATTATGCCAGCCCGTTTCTCAATCACTTTGTGGGAGGACACGGGCAGGAATCCATTGGTGCGGGGGTTGCTTTCGCCGCCGAAGGATTTGATGGAGTTGTCCAGGTGGCGCCCCTTACTTGCATGCCGGAAATCGTGGCGCATACCATCTTTCCTAGGGTAAGCGAGAACTGCGGTATTCCGGTTTTAACGGTCTATGTCGATGAACAGATGGGACAGGAGGGTGTTAACACACGGCTGGAGGCCTTTATCGACCTGCTACGTGAAAAGCGCGGCAGCCTTGACCGGCGTATGACGATATGCTAG
- the lysA gene encoding diaminopimelate decarboxylase, with product MKLHGTMEINNRGHLCIGGCDTVELARDYGTPLYVMDEKHMRGICRDYYRAFTAKHANSEVIYASKAFMTMAMARIIDEENLGLDVVSGGELFTAIRAGFPAERVYFHGNNKSREEIQFALKSKIGRFVVDNMFELELLNEEATRLGETARILLRIQPGIEAHTHEYIRTGQIDSKFGMAIATGQAMEIVKKALNAKALVLKGLHCHIGSQIFEIDSFRHAADVMMSFIKQVKDETGVNMAELNLGGGFGIYYKEGDTPAPVGDFAEVIMSTIGKKARELKLRHPKVIVEPGRSIVGTAGTTLYTIGAIKHIPGVRTYVAVDGGMGDNPRPALYQAKYEALVANKAREKAAKVVSVTGKCCESGDMLIWDILLPEVSSGDILAVSSTGAYNYSMSSNYNRLPRPAVVLVKDGKAEIIVKRETYQDLVRNDVIPARLQIKECAEAAAR from the coding sequence ATGAAACTGCATGGCACCATGGAAATAAACAACCGGGGGCACCTGTGCATCGGCGGGTGCGATACGGTCGAACTGGCCAGGGATTACGGCACTCCCTTGTATGTTATGGACGAAAAACACATGCGCGGGATCTGCCGGGACTACTACCGTGCGTTTACTGCAAAGCATGCCAATTCGGAGGTTATCTATGCCAGCAAAGCATTTATGACGATGGCCATGGCCAGGATCATTGATGAGGAGAACCTCGGGTTGGATGTGGTTTCCGGAGGCGAGCTGTTTACGGCTATCCGGGCCGGTTTTCCGGCGGAAAGGGTCTATTTTCATGGAAACAACAAGTCTCGCGAAGAGATCCAGTTTGCGCTGAAAAGCAAAATAGGTCGTTTTGTAGTCGACAACATGTTTGAGCTGGAACTCTTAAACGAAGAAGCGACCCGCCTGGGGGAAACCGCCAGGATACTTCTCCGAATTCAACCCGGCATTGAGGCGCACACCCATGAATACATCAGGACCGGCCAGATTGATTCCAAGTTCGGTATGGCCATAGCCACGGGGCAGGCCATGGAAATAGTAAAAAAAGCGCTTAATGCCAAAGCGCTGGTTTTAAAAGGACTGCATTGCCATATTGGTTCGCAGATTTTTGAAATAGATTCTTTCCGCCATGCAGCCGATGTCATGATGTCGTTTATAAAGCAGGTGAAAGACGAAACCGGCGTCAACATGGCCGAATTGAACCTGGGCGGTGGTTTCGGCATATATTATAAGGAAGGTGATACACCGGCCCCCGTCGGCGATTTCGCCGAGGTGATCATGTCCACGATCGGCAAAAAAGCGCGGGAGTTGAAACTGCGCCATCCCAAGGTGATTGTGGAGCCGGGGCGCTCCATCGTCGGTACGGCGGGGACGACTCTTTATACGATCGGCGCGATAAAACACATCCCGGGGGTCAGGACATACGTAGCGGTTGACGGCGGTATGGGCGATAACCCCAGGCCTGCTCTATACCAGGCCAAGTATGAGGCCCTGGTTGCCAATAAAGCGAGAGAAAAGGCAGCAAAAGTTGTTTCCGTCACGGGGAAGTGCTGCGAATCCGGCGATATGTTGATCTGGGACATTCTTTTGCCTGAGGTCAGCAGCGGAGACATCCTCGCGGTTTCCAGCACGGGAGCTTATAATTATTCCATGTCCAGCAATTACAACCGCCTGCCCAGACCGGCGGTGGTCCTGGTAAAAGACGGAAAGGCGGAGATAATTGTAAAAAGAGAGACTTATCAGGACCTGGTCAGGAACGATGTGATACCGGCCCGACTACAGATAAAAGAGTGTGCGGAAGCCGCTGCCAGGTGA